The genomic region ATTCAGATATGTATTAAAATAAATATGCGCACCATCTTGCGCCTTATAAGCAACACCAATGCCATTTCCAATGCTAAGTTTTTGATAACTGTAGCTCTGATCAGCTGCAGGCTTTAATTTTGTAAACTTAATAGAACTCTCATTCATAAGAGTAACGTGTGAAACAGATGAATCATTTATCAAACTCAATCCACTCTGTTCTCTCTCTCCTGATTTTCTTAAAATCCATTCAGAATTATCGCCCAAATAAAGTTTAGCAGTAGAAATGTCATCAATATGAGCTCCCCCCTCAAGGGTAGAATGCGTAGCCAAAACTGTTAAAGAAGCCCCCTTCTCAGCTTTTAAGAATAAATTCTTTGAACTCAACGTACTTTCTGTTAAACTAACAATACCTTTAATGATGTTAGTGCTTTGAATAGCATTATCTTCAACAGAAAATTTTGTCTTATTCAAATCAACAAATTCCATTCTAGAGCGTTTTTTGTCTTCTTCTGATGAATCTTCTTCGTGAAGATTAGATTCTGTCAACGGCTTATTTCCTTTAAAATAGATACCGTAAGATCCATGACCATTTACATTAACAGAAGAAGATTTAATATTAACTTCAGTTACAGAAACTTTCGACTCGGAATCCTCATCCGATAAATCTTTAACTTTCTGAAAAGGAATAGAATTGGAGATATTGACTGCATTTTCTAATAATATGCCATGGATATCCGTAGCACTAATAGTAGTACCCTTTAAATTCACATCCCCCTCTAAGTCCGTATGTACAACTGCATGATTACCCGAATTTTTTTCTTTACCCTTCCCAGTAATTTTAACATTCTCGAGATTTATCTTTCCACCTAGCCTCGAAGAAATCCCATGGCTGTTCATAAAATCAATGGATCCACCAGACATCCAAATCTCTGAACGATCATAACTTAAAAGACTTGCATTCCCATTAGCAGTTTTAATATCTGTATCTTCTAAAAGAACAAACGAACTCTCTGCTGCATCAACACCCTCATGATTTTCTTCAATCTTCCCATTCTTTACCTCAATCACTCCATTAGTCGCACGAAGAGCTATAGTTGTACCTTTGACAGTCGGAGCTTCCAAAACGATCTTGCCATTCTCTGATGCATGCATACCAATTAGAAAATTTTCATCAGAAACATTACCACTAACCGTTACATCCTTACCCTTAACTTCTGTACCTATTCCCTTCACCGTTATAGCAGTAAAGCTAGTAGGTTCCCATTCGTTGGTAGAATTATTGGTAGAATTATAAGATTTATTATCAATTTGACCGTTTCCGCAATCATTGCATATATAATATGTACCATCATATAGCGTCACCTGATTCTTAGCGGTATCATACTTATAAGTATAGCTACCATCCTTATCCCCACCTATCCCACTAAGAGGCTTAGAGTTATTCCCACTAAGAGGCTTAGAGTTATTATTCCCACTAAGAGGGGAAATAGCAGAAGCGAGATTTATAGTTCCACTCGACCCAGGAGATATAACAGGAGAGCCATCTAGATAAGAAGGCACTATAGGAATAACTTTGATAGTATATTTCTCTGAATTTGCACCAACTGCTACTCCATTTTGTAATAAAGAAAAGACAGCTGTTGTGACAGTATATAAACACATACGATTTCTAAATATTTTAATCATAGTTCCCTCGAAACTTTCTTTCCCCTCTCATTGAAAACAAAAGCACTGATAAAAACATGCCGACGAGCACCTCAAAACACAAAAAGGTGTAACCAAAAGAACGGATCTACCGCTTATTTGAACTGTGTAATGAATTGCTCCAATAAGTTTGGCTGAAGGTCTACACGGAAGACAACAACTACCTATAAGAGAACA from Bartonella birtlesii IBS 325 harbors:
- a CDS encoding autotransporter outer membrane beta-barrel domain-containing protein, which translates into the protein MIKIFRNRMCLYTVTTAVFSLLQNGVAVGANSEKYTIKVIPIVPSYLDGSPVISPGSSGTINLASAISPLSGNNNSKPLSGNNSKPLSGIGGDKDGSYTYKYDTAKNQVTLYDGTYYICNDCGNGQIDNKSYNSTNNSTNEWEPTSFTAITVKGIGTEVKGKDVTVSGNVSDENFLIGMHASENGKIVLEAPTVKGTTIALRATNGVIEVKNGKIEENHEGVDAAESSFVLLEDTDIKTANGNASLLSYDRSEIWMSGGSIDFMNSHGISSRLGGKINLENVKITGKGKEKNSGNHAVVHTDLEGDVNLKGTTISATDIHGILLENAVNISNSIPFQKVKDLSDEDSESKVSVTEVNIKSSSVNVNGHGSYGIYFKGNKPLTESNLHEEDSSEEDKKRSRMEFVDLNKTKFSVEDNAIQSTNIIKGIVSLTESTLSSKNLFLKAEKGASLTVLATHSTLEGGAHIDDISTAKLYLGDNSEWILRKSGEREQSGLSLINDSSVSHVTLMNESSIKFTKLKPAADQSYSYQKLSIGNGIGVAYKAQDGAHIYFNTYLNEGGPLDKQQTDRVLIHGDVEGKTMVHVRAVSGSPGGVTGSGGNNQGISIIQVSGKAEKDSFQLDGGYVALDNAPYQYRLYAYGPSSELGQGEASQRQVKGEGDFWDFRLENGYVKPEPEPEPKPAPDPLPGPTPSPEPEPLPKPGVKAVVPQVPTYLLLPNALFHTDLINIDNKNKWLESLRVVSGGMLEMRETPAFFMRGYGGNHRYTSNLSMLEYGYGGELDYNAIDAGVLLQKIENIYGSSSFGVIGSYERLSLQPLNVEQSRKSTFDKWVVTAYGGMQWDAGFYVDGLLSYGLFKGDVLTLARDKTATLKGNSLSASLTSGKPFMIGDEGLILDPQIQVVYQRLQFNKAHDIDDFDIEIGNIDQWVTRVGGRLTKMLTVGEEARVISFYGKVHVAHGFGGKQFAHFKDAFQLGAFGSALETGLGFNAQLSPKFVLHGDLVYQHKLTKAGFSGTSFSGGLRYNF